The following are from one region of the Rosistilla carotiformis genome:
- the nrfH gene encoding cytochrome c nitrite reductase small subunit, which yields MRFGKVAMTFFVCLGLLAGVGTFTFGYGKGASYLSNNPETCINCHVMQDHMDSWQQSSHHHVAVCNDCHLPHDFVGKWVTKADNGFFHSLAFTMGGYKDPIQIKPRNQRVTQSTCISCHKDFVHPLLPAIAGHDMLSCVHCHADVGHAGR from the coding sequence ATGCGTTTCGGCAAGGTAGCGATGACGTTTTTTGTCTGCCTGGGTCTGCTGGCGGGTGTCGGGACGTTTACGTTTGGATACGGCAAAGGGGCCAGCTATCTGAGCAATAATCCGGAAACCTGCATCAATTGTCACGTGATGCAGGACCACATGGATTCCTGGCAACAGAGCAGCCATCATCATGTGGCCGTTTGCAACGACTGTCACTTGCCCCACGACTTCGTTGGCAAATGGGTCACCAAAGCGGACAATGGCTTCTTCCATTCGCTCGCCTTCACGATGGGAGGCTACAAAGATCCGATCCAGATCAAGCCGCGAAACCAACGCGTTACGCAGAGCACCTGCATATCGTGTCACAAGGATTTTGTTCATCCTCTGCTGCCCGCGATCGCCGGGCACGACATGTTATCGTGCGTCCATTGCCACGCCGATGTCGGCCATGCCGGTCGTTAG
- a CDS encoding class I SAM-dependent methyltransferase — MHESDVRRHNQKAWDKQVDRCDRWTTPVDRETIQRARCGDFAIVLTPIKPVPADWFPPLTGLKTLCLASSGGQQAPVLAAAGAEVTVFDNSPSQLGQDRLVADRDGLDITCVEGDMVDLSMFSDQSFDLIFHPCSNSFVPKVLPVWRECHRVLRSGGVLLAGFTNPMRFLFDDERKENGNLEVRYPLPYSDLDHLDEVHIQEAIDAEKPLEFGHTLEDQIGGQLRAGLMLTGFYEDRFPKTDNDPLSDFLDTFIATRAVKR; from the coding sequence ATGCACGAATCGGATGTTCGCAGACACAATCAGAAAGCGTGGGACAAACAGGTCGACCGATGCGATCGTTGGACCACGCCGGTCGATCGAGAGACCATTCAAAGGGCGCGGTGCGGAGATTTCGCAATCGTCCTGACACCGATCAAGCCGGTTCCGGCCGATTGGTTTCCACCTCTTACTGGATTGAAGACCCTGTGCCTCGCTTCCAGCGGTGGGCAACAGGCTCCCGTTCTGGCGGCCGCTGGTGCCGAGGTGACGGTATTCGACAATTCACCCAGCCAGTTGGGACAAGACCGATTGGTGGCCGATCGCGACGGATTGGATATCACGTGCGTCGAAGGCGATATGGTCGACCTGTCGATGTTTTCCGATCAGTCGTTCGACTTGATCTTCCATCCCTGCTCCAACTCCTTCGTGCCGAAGGTGTTGCCGGTTTGGCGCGAGTGCCACCGTGTGCTGCGAAGCGGGGGCGTGTTGCTGGCTGGCTTCACGAATCCGATGCGGTTCCTCTTCGACGATGAACGCAAGGAAAACGGCAATTTGGAAGTCCGGTACCCGCTGCCCTATTCCGACTTGGACCATCTGGATGAGGTTCACATTCAAGAGGCGATCGATGCGGAGAAGCCGCTTGAATTTGGGCACACCTTGGAGGATCAGATCGGCGGACAATTGAGAGCTGGACTGATGCTGACCGGATTCTATGAAGATCGTTTTCCAAAAACAGACAACGATCCCTTGTCCGACTTTCTCGACACGTTCATCGCGACGCGTGCGGTCAAGCGATGA
- a CDS encoding carboxypeptidase-like regulatory domain-containing protein yields the protein MTGTVTLDGQPLADAVVSFQSKDAGRVASGATDAAGNYTIYLLNDIEGAPVGTNQVMIVTAKPGDDAIPGSAKPEVLPAKYNAESELSADVQPGDNQFDFELTSA from the coding sequence GTGACCGGAACCGTTACGCTCGATGGACAACCATTGGCCGATGCGGTGGTTTCGTTTCAGTCGAAGGATGCGGGGCGCGTTGCTTCGGGAGCAACCGATGCGGCAGGAAACTACACGATCTACCTGCTGAACGACATTGAAGGAGCTCCGGTCGGTACGAATCAAGTCATGATTGTGACCGCCAAACCGGGCGACGATGCGATTCCAGGAAGTGCCAAGCCTGAAGTGCTTCCTGCCAAATACAATGCTGAATCCGAGCTTTCCGCGGACGTCCAGCCAGGCGACAATCAGTTCGATTTTGAACTTACGTCCGCCTGA